From Pelotomaculum schinkii, the proteins below share one genomic window:
- a CDS encoding TetR family transcriptional regulator encodes MIDYRQRITAALRELASVQGFSRVTVDDLATRTGISKRTIYRYFRSKEEIIVAVMEDLMHGIEKDTRMAVEASEHPVDKITGAIGVVLRNIRQIQPLALHDVQKHFPQLWERVEQFRAEKIQQIFEELLAGDGQDCFRKVNPKIFTAALLACIRAVVNPNFIMENNLSPEETIRSLFDLFLNGITMEKTELNH; translated from the coding sequence CTGATAGACTATCGTCAAAGGATAACAGCTGCCTTAAGAGAACTGGCTTCGGTACAGGGTTTTTCCAGAGTTACGGTGGATGACCTGGCGACCCGCACCGGTATCAGCAAGAGGACCATTTACCGTTATTTCAGGAGCAAAGAAGAAATAATCGTTGCCGTAATGGAGGATTTAATGCACGGTATCGAGAAAGATACCAGGATGGCTGTGGAAGCATCAGAACATCCCGTTGACAAAATCACCGGGGCAATCGGGGTGGTCCTTCGGAATATCAGGCAGATTCAGCCGCTGGCGCTGCACGATGTGCAAAAACATTTTCCTCAGCTTTGGGAGAGGGTTGAACAGTTCAGGGCGGAAAAAATCCAGCAGATCTTCGAAGAGCTTTTGGCGGGTGACGGGCAGGACTGTTTTCGCAAGGTAAACCCCAAAATCTTTACCGCTGCTCTCCTGGCTTGCATCCGGGCCGTGGTAAACCCCAACTTCATTATGGAAAACAACCTTTCCCCGGAAGAAACCATCCGGTCCCTGTTTGATCTTTTTTTAAATGGTATTACAATGGAAAAAACAGAGCTGAATCATTGA
- a CDS encoding ABC transporter permease codes for MGRILAVIKKEFLQLMRDRLTLGITFMLPLFQLILFGYAIQTDVKHIPTAVFDQSLSAESRDLLDSFSASGYFDINYAATGYSDLTKLIDSGAAKAGIIFPADFAQNLRSGESAQVQVIVDASDNMVANSALSIANSIGLLKSQNILVQKAHIQSLPYDIRVRPWYNPDGVTAYYMVPAILGIIVTMTMVMLTSMGIVRERERGTLEQLMVTPMRSYELMLGKVVPYIALGYVQITVALLVGVLLFQVPIRGSLLQLYLLTLFFITASLGMGIYISNIAKTQMQATQMSFMVLLPSIMLSGFMFPREAMPKIIQYIGNLIPLTYYLTIIRGIVLKGIGFSYLVSQVAALLVFSIIMMTLAILKFKKKVA; via the coding sequence GTGGGCAGAATCCTGGCTGTCATAAAAAAAGAGTTTCTGCAGCTGATGCGGGACCGGTTGACCCTGGGTATCACGTTTATGCTGCCCCTGTTCCAATTAATCCTTTTTGGCTACGCCATCCAGACCGACGTCAAGCATATACCAACAGCTGTTTTTGACCAGTCCCTATCGGCGGAAAGCCGGGACCTGCTGGATTCCTTCAGCGCCTCCGGGTATTTCGACATAAATTACGCCGCCACGGGCTACAGTGACTTAACCAAATTGATTGACAGCGGCGCCGCCAAAGCCGGTATTATCTTTCCGGCCGATTTTGCGCAGAACTTAAGGAGCGGCGAGTCCGCCCAGGTGCAGGTCATCGTTGACGCCTCGGACAATATGGTGGCTAATTCCGCCCTGTCCATAGCCAACTCCATCGGCCTTTTGAAGTCGCAAAATATCCTGGTGCAAAAGGCGCATATCCAAAGCCTGCCGTACGATATCAGGGTGCGTCCCTGGTACAATCCGGACGGCGTCACGGCCTATTACATGGTCCCCGCCATACTGGGAATTATCGTAACCATGACCATGGTGATGCTGACCTCGATGGGGATTGTCCGGGAGCGTGAGCGTGGCACCCTGGAGCAGTTGATGGTCACGCCCATGCGTTCTTATGAGCTGATGCTGGGCAAGGTCGTCCCCTACATCGCGCTGGGCTATGTGCAAATCACCGTGGCTCTGTTGGTGGGAGTACTGTTGTTCCAGGTCCCCATCCGGGGCAGCCTGCTGCAGCTGTATCTTTTAACCCTCTTCTTTATCACCGCCTCCCTGGGGATGGGTATTTATATCTCCAATATAGCCAAAACCCAGATGCAGGCCACTCAGATGTCTTTCATGGTCCTGTTGCCCAGCATCATGCTGTCAGGCTTCATGTTCCCAAGGGAAGCCATGCCGAAGATTATTCAATATATAGGCAACCTGATCCCGCTGACCTATTATCTGACGATCATCAGGGGCATTGTCCTGAAGGGCATCGGTTTTTCCTATTTGGTATCCCAGGTAGCCGCGCTGCTCGTTTTTTCAATAATCATGATGACCCTGGCCATCCTCAAGTTCAAGAAGAAGGTAGCGTAA